One window from the genome of Candidatus Aegiribacteria sp. encodes:
- a CDS encoding UDP-2,3-diacylglucosamine diphosphatase: MDYFFLSDVHMFPEPEEHPGRDIFINFLGSLLLNHDPGQLWILGDLFDFWFEYRSVIPSGYDRTLSAIRGLSDSGWDVNFMPGNHDFWVAEHFSRATGALIHSRDHLVRNFNGRNVLLAHGDGLGPGDTGYKIMKPVLRSGLSRFLFSLIHPDIATYLARIFSDTSRRILRRDLDSIPPGIEKWVKDRFEEDIDIVITGHTHLDSILHMKNGTYVSLGDWLTRYTYCIIRNNSPEPELLSYSDEISAENSQQEEGVSNDG, from the coding sequence ATGGACTATTTCTTTTTAAGTGATGTACACATGTTCCCGGAACCGGAAGAACATCCTGGCCGGGATATATTCATCAATTTTCTGGGTTCTCTTCTGCTGAATCATGATCCCGGACAGCTCTGGATATTAGGAGATCTCTTCGATTTCTGGTTCGAGTACCGCAGTGTCATCCCCTCTGGATATGACAGGACATTATCAGCCATCAGAGGACTTTCCGACTCAGGATGGGATGTCAATTTCATGCCTGGCAACCATGATTTCTGGGTGGCTGAACACTTCTCACGGGCAACTGGCGCTTTAATCCATTCCAGGGATCATCTGGTAAGAAATTTCAACGGCAGGAATGTACTTCTTGCTCATGGAGATGGTCTTGGTCCAGGAGATACCGGATACAAGATAATGAAACCGGTCCTTCGATCCGGTCTGAGCAGATTTCTCTTCAGTCTCATTCACCCGGATATAGCAACATATCTCGCCCGTATTTTCTCGGATACCAGCAGGAGGATTCTTCGCCGGGATCTGGATTCAATACCTCCTGGAATCGAAAAGTGGGTAAAGGACAGATTCGAGGAGGATATTGATATCGTAATAACCGGTCACACACATCTGGACAGTATTCTCCACATGAAGAATGGTACCTATGTTTCTCTTGGAGACTGGCTCACGAGGTATACCTACTGCATAATCAGAAATAATAGCCCGGAACCGGAGCTTTTATCATATTCTGATGAAATATCCGCAGAGAATTCCCAGCAGGAAGAAGGAGTATCAAACGATGGATAG
- a CDS encoding glycosyltransferase family 2 protein, giving the protein MDSRLEKIIPEVSIVIPAFNEEESIIELVGEITSHFTDIPHEIIIVDDGSTDLTWENVKQLSLEYPVSGLRFSNNQGKAAALAAGFQESRGKYVATLDADLQDDPTEITAMIQLMEKDGFDLVSGWKRDRKDPTGKTLPSKFFNFTVRLTTGVKLHDFNCGLKVYTRNVAKNLELYGEMHRYTPVLAAQQGFSVGEKIVHHRPRKYGKTKYGMARFFRGYSDLLTVLFLHRYSHRPLHFFGGIGTFLAFIGFGISVYMTVLWFSGESIGQRPLLLLGVLLLVVGFQFISLGLLGEMFLKLFSGSHYSIRERTGINIMKETQKGD; this is encoded by the coding sequence ATGGATAGCAGGCTAGAGAAGATAATACCTGAAGTTTCTATCGTAATACCGGCATTCAACGAAGAAGAAAGTATCATAGAGCTTGTTGGAGAAATAACATCTCACTTCACAGATATTCCTCATGAAATCATCATTGTGGATGATGGAAGCACTGACCTTACCTGGGAGAATGTCAAACAGCTCTCTCTGGAATACCCCGTTTCAGGTCTGAGGTTCAGCAATAATCAGGGAAAAGCTGCAGCTCTCGCTGCTGGATTTCAGGAATCCAGAGGGAAGTACGTGGCAACACTTGATGCAGATCTACAGGATGATCCAACTGAGATTACCGCAATGATTCAACTCATGGAGAAGGACGGCTTCGATCTGGTCAGCGGATGGAAAAGAGATCGCAAGGATCCAACAGGCAAGACTCTCCCCTCAAAGTTTTTCAATTTCACAGTAAGACTTACCACAGGTGTCAAGTTGCATGACTTTAACTGCGGTCTTAAAGTATACACCAGGAATGTAGCGAAGAATCTGGAACTGTATGGAGAAATGCATCGATATACTCCTGTACTTGCTGCTCAACAGGGTTTTTCAGTGGGAGAGAAAATAGTACATCATCGACCCAGGAAATATGGAAAGACGAAATATGGAATGGCTCGTTTCTTCAGGGGCTACTCAGATCTTCTGACGGTCCTGTTCCTGCACAGGTATTCACATCGCCCTCTTCATTTTTTCGGTGGAATAGGAACCTTTCTCGCATTCATTGGATTTGGCATATCCGTTTATATGACAGTTCTATGGTTCAGCGGTGAATCTATTGGCCAGAGGCCTCTGCTTCTACTCGGTGTGCTTCTTCTGGTAGTTGGATTCCAGTTCATATCCCTGGGTCTCCTTGGAGAAATGTTTCTGAAACTTTTTTCCGGATCACATTACAGTATAAGAGAACGAACCGGGATAAATATCATGAAGGAAACTCAAAAAGGAGACTAG
- a CDS encoding methionine biosynthesis protein MetW: MSDSKRPGEKGRSVLQEVFGTMPFPASKGSFDLDYNDYWRDRIDTDVVIEPTLRRARMIERFLDRGDSVLDIGCGTGETLDHLREARSIEGTGLDISMTALEQVSAKGFKTIFLDLTEPASGLECQYDHIIVFGVAEHVHNTETLMLNLRGRFRKGLYVAIPNLGYIAHRLRMLFGRFPLTYITDVREHIRYWTVRDFIDWTDWLGFGKPEIIGARGKVKLFNAYARWPSLWASDVIFRFPPV; encoded by the coding sequence GTGTCTGATTCGAAGCGGCCAGGTGAAAAGGGACGAAGCGTGCTTCAGGAAGTATTCGGCACAATGCCGTTTCCTGCCAGTAAAGGTAGTTTTGATCTCGATTACAATGATTACTGGCGTGACAGGATTGACACTGATGTGGTCATTGAACCGACACTTCGAAGAGCTCGAATGATAGAGCGATTTCTGGACAGAGGTGATTCCGTTCTCGATATAGGTTGCGGAACCGGAGAAACGCTTGATCATCTTAGAGAAGCGAGGTCAATAGAGGGAACCGGGCTTGATATTTCAATGACAGCACTGGAACAGGTTTCAGCAAAAGGTTTTAAAACGATCTTCCTGGATCTGACTGAACCGGCCAGCGGCCTTGAATGTCAATATGACCATATCATCGTATTCGGTGTTGCAGAGCATGTCCACAACACAGAAACGCTTATGCTTAATCTTCGTGGCAGATTCAGGAAGGGTCTCTATGTAGCCATTCCCAACCTTGGCTACATTGCCCATCGCCTTCGAATGCTGTTCGGACGGTTTCCTCTCACATATATCACTGATGTTCGGGAGCACATACGCTATTGGACAGTCAGAGATTTTATCGACTGGACAGATTGGTTAGGATTCGGGAAGCCGGAGATCATAGGTGCTCGCGGCAAGGTTAAGTTATTCAATGCATACGCCAGATGGCCTTCTCTATGGGCAAGTGATGTAATTTTCCGTTTCCCCCCTGTATAA
- a CDS encoding glycosyltransferase, translating into MKICILGPAPPFRGGIVTYLGMLARELKKEGNELYWSSFKKQYPRFLFPGSDQLGEVASWIIMENSPRFVPWSPVSWYRTYRDIRKENPESVIMKYWLPFFALGYAAVAYLLNRYTDIRTIYILDNVIPHEKQPFSRILGKVALNQGYGFIAQSENVKSDLLSVLPGVNKDRIRLIPHPVYDFGEPGVERKSRSETRRDLGLPADIKVILFFGFIKPYKGVDYLIDACPVLKAKYGNGIRVLIVGDVYGDSAPYYDRIKNSGAEDIISFDIGFVPDNKVEDYFIASDLLVLPYLSATQSGIIQIAYNYDLPVVTTEVGGLPEVVHDGLTGFLVPPKDAVKLADAVIRFFDEDFASGLAEGIAEEKHKYSWNNLASAILALTTE; encoded by the coding sequence ATGAAAATCTGCATTCTTGGTCCAGCTCCACCATTCCGGGGAGGTATCGTTACATATCTTGGGATGCTGGCAAGAGAACTCAAGAAAGAAGGAAATGAACTATACTGGTCTTCATTTAAGAAGCAGTATCCACGGTTTTTGTTTCCAGGATCGGATCAGCTTGGGGAAGTTGCCTCCTGGATCATAATGGAGAACAGTCCACGATTTGTACCATGGTCCCCCGTAAGCTGGTACAGGACTTACAGGGATATCCGAAAAGAGAATCCTGAATCAGTAATAATGAAGTACTGGTTGCCTTTCTTTGCACTCGGTTATGCGGCAGTTGCTTATCTTCTCAATCGATACACCGATATCAGGACTATCTATATACTTGATAACGTTATACCACATGAAAAACAGCCTTTCAGCCGTATACTGGGAAAAGTTGCATTAAATCAGGGTTATGGGTTCATAGCACAGTCAGAGAATGTGAAGAGCGATCTTCTTTCTGTACTGCCGGGGGTTAACAAGGATAGGATCAGGTTGATTCCACATCCAGTTTATGACTTCGGTGAACCCGGCGTGGAAAGAAAAAGTAGAAGTGAAACCAGGAGAGACCTGGGACTTCCAGCAGATATCAAGGTTATTCTGTTCTTCGGATTCATCAAGCCGTACAAGGGAGTTGACTATTTAATTGACGCATGTCCCGTTCTGAAAGCCAAATATGGTAATGGGATCAGAGTGTTGATAGTTGGGGATGTTTACGGAGACAGTGCGCCTTATTACGACAGAATTAAGAATTCAGGTGCCGAAGATATAATATCGTTCGATATCGGCTTCGTTCCTGACAATAAAGTAGAGGACTATTTCATTGCATCAGATCTCCTCGTGCTTCCGTATCTATCAGCAACTCAGAGCGGTATTATTCAGATAGCCTACAATTACGATCTGCCAGTGGTAACAACAGAAGTTGGTGGATTGCCCGAAGTAGTACACGATGGCTTAACTGGATTTCTTGTTCCCCCTAAAGATGCGGTGAAGCTGGCAGATGCCGTAATCCGGTTTTTTGATGAAGATTTTGCATCTGGATTAGCTGAAGGAATTGCTGAGGAAAAGCACAAATACTCCTGGAATAATCTGGCATCAGCGATTCTTGCTCTAACAACCGAGTAA
- a CDS encoding glycosyltransferase family 9 protein, with translation MMIKTDCIHFHGHIPCKPHKLHGYHCSSCPEYLKADGRILIIKLAAAGDVIRTTPILEPLKKDYSSHRITWLSKYTDLLPSIIDDPLSFSPESILWLRNTYFDLLINLDKDREACALAKEINAGRKLGFILDDSGICSPCDEGAAKDKFITGLFDDSNMKNTLSYVEETMAMCGYEFHGEEYILDPPDTQVDLEIPGTGPVIGLNTGCGSRWTSRLWPEKYWVDLTRLLLNHGNRVMLLGGPEEDEKNSRISRITDAYYPGYFSLNEFISVMDRCKVVVTAVTMAMHIAIGLKKKLVLFNNIFNPHEFELYGRGVILAPEQKCTCFFQPKCTNKSFCMETLMPDTVLEAINCLLSSK, from the coding sequence ATGATGATAAAAACTGATTGCATTCATTTCCATGGACACATACCGTGCAAACCACACAAACTACATGGATATCATTGCAGTTCGTGCCCGGAGTATCTGAAAGCAGATGGTCGAATTCTGATAATCAAGCTGGCTGCTGCCGGTGATGTGATCAGAACCACACCCATTCTGGAACCTTTAAAAAAGGATTATTCCTCTCATAGGATTACATGGCTCAGCAAGTACACTGACCTTCTCCCTTCAATCATAGATGATCCTTTATCGTTTTCACCTGAATCAATACTATGGTTGAGAAACACGTACTTTGATCTTCTTATAAATCTTGATAAAGACAGAGAAGCCTGTGCTCTGGCGAAAGAGATAAACGCCGGGCGGAAGCTGGGTTTTATTCTTGATGACAGTGGTATCTGCAGTCCATGTGATGAAGGAGCAGCAAAGGACAAGTTCATTACAGGTTTATTCGATGATTCAAACATGAAGAATACGCTATCCTATGTTGAAGAAACGATGGCCATGTGTGGCTATGAGTTTCATGGGGAGGAGTACATCCTGGACCCACCGGATACTCAAGTGGATCTGGAGATTCCCGGCACAGGGCCTGTTATAGGATTGAATACTGGATGTGGAAGCAGATGGACCAGCAGATTATGGCCTGAGAAATACTGGGTTGATCTGACCCGACTTCTTCTTAATCATGGGAACAGGGTCATGCTTCTTGGTGGACCAGAAGAAGATGAGAAGAATTCCAGGATTTCGAGGATAACAGATGCATACTATCCAGGTTACTTCTCACTGAATGAGTTCATTTCAGTTATGGATAGATGTAAGGTAGTAGTCACTGCGGTTACAATGGCTATGCATATAGCGATCGGTCTGAAGAAAAAGCTTGTTCTGTTTAACAATATCTTCAATCCTCATGAATTTGAACTATACGGGAGGGGAGTTATTCTTGCTCCCGAACAGAAATGCACATGCTTCTTCCAACCCAAATGTACGAATAAGAGCTTTTGCATGGAAACACTGATGCCCGATACCGTGCTGGAAGCCATAAACTGTCTGCTGAGTTCGAAATGA
- a CDS encoding NAD(P)-dependent oxidoreductase: MNILITGAGGFIGSAVFTHLTQKDLSVERHIRSIHGDLTEASIPATVDVIVNCAGKLGIPGVDSDQLTKSNVILPLMLADVCKSRQIHLIHLSTPGIAGLHADIMEESPADPWGDYEISKHQGEEVLRKHDISKSGQLTILRPDFVYGPGDRHKLPFFKQVKKGYLPLIGLKGGRIRPTFVSDVCNAIVNSMPGRCLNAGLFNIGGPEVVSIKEFGALIAQIMERKLTTIPLPRFLYALALISGPFKPRSLSYSRLRLFSEDHYVSISKAAEAGFVSSVSLSDGIYKTLEWYRFEKLL; encoded by the coding sequence CTGAATATTCTGATAACCGGAGCAGGTGGCTTTATTGGCTCGGCAGTATTCACCCATCTAACACAGAAGGATCTCTCGGTAGAGAGACATATAAGATCCATTCACGGTGATCTGACTGAAGCTTCCATCCCCGCTACGGTGGATGTAATTGTTAACTGCGCTGGCAAACTGGGGATTCCAGGTGTTGATTCAGATCAGTTAACTAAATCCAATGTAATCCTGCCATTGATGCTGGCGGATGTATGCAAAAGCAGACAGATTCATCTAATACACCTGAGCACACCTGGTATTGCAGGTCTTCATGCAGATATTATGGAAGAAAGTCCAGCTGATCCATGGGGAGATTATGAGATATCAAAACACCAGGGTGAGGAGGTTCTGCGTAAACATGATATCTCCAAATCAGGGCAGCTGACAATATTAAGACCGGATTTTGTCTATGGTCCTGGAGATCGACATAAATTGCCATTCTTCAAGCAGGTGAAAAAAGGTTACCTTCCACTGATCGGTTTGAAAGGTGGAAGGATCAGACCAACCTTTGTTTCAGACGTCTGTAACGCAATTGTGAATTCAATGCCTGGAAGATGCCTGAATGCGGGACTCTTTAATATCGGTGGTCCTGAGGTTGTATCTATTAAAGAGTTTGGCGCTCTGATAGCACAGATAATGGAAAGGAAGCTTACAACGATTCCGCTTCCTCGATTTCTTTACGCTTTAGCTCTGATATCAGGACCATTCAAACCAAGGTCTCTATCATACAGCAGATTGAGACTTTTCAGTGAAGATCACTACGTATCTATCAGCAAAGCTGCTGAGGCAGGATTTGTATCCTCGGTCTCGCTTTCTGATGGTATATATAAAACACTGGAGTGGTATAGATTCGAGAAACTGCTATGA
- a CDS encoding flippase-like domain-containing protein, whose product MTGRQRLLWLSRAVLLVLIVLAILLILKYGSEWLSEIAQLNWEPDPILVALSALLLFISLWLTPFAWIWISRKLGSTSSSSELRGIWFASHLGRYVPGKIWLFVGRAGYLKSNGVSTLNSALAPVYELMHTAAAVGVITISAALLFPEFLNSDILRITAVVAGICMLVLPLLHPIQKYVYRLREKRSGNAVGSGRTNRITFLPLSLSMKMISLFSAVFIIRGLSLFILLAALGISSKGILACITATPLSWLAGYIVFLVPGGIGVREAVIVSMIAGPSETGPVLAAVLGQRLLLAAIEVILAVISAKSISFLRKEGKG is encoded by the coding sequence ATGACAGGAAGGCAACGTCTTCTCTGGCTTAGCAGAGCTGTATTACTGGTGCTGATTGTACTGGCAATACTTCTAATCCTCAAGTATGGAAGCGAATGGCTTTCTGAAATAGCTCAACTGAACTGGGAACCTGACCCTATTCTTGTTGCTCTTTCAGCTCTTCTTCTTTTCATTTCTCTCTGGTTGACACCTTTCGCGTGGATATGGATATCAAGAAAACTCGGATCTACTTCCAGCTCGAGCGAACTCAGAGGTATATGGTTCGCGAGCCATCTTGGTAGATATGTTCCGGGGAAGATCTGGCTTTTCGTCGGCAGAGCTGGTTATCTGAAATCAAACGGGGTCAGCACATTGAATTCTGCTCTGGCTCCAGTGTATGAGTTAATGCACACAGCTGCCGCAGTTGGCGTTATCACCATTTCTGCTGCATTGTTGTTTCCAGAATTTCTTAACTCAGATATTCTAAGAATAACGGCAGTTGTAGCTGGTATATGCATGCTGGTTCTACCGTTGCTTCATCCCATACAGAAGTATGTTTATCGACTCAGGGAGAAGAGAAGCGGTAATGCTGTCGGCTCTGGAAGAACGAATCGTATAACTTTTCTTCCATTGAGTCTTTCAATGAAGATGATCAGCCTTTTCTCTGCTGTCTTTATTATCAGAGGGCTTTCCCTATTCATTCTTCTTGCGGCTCTCGGAATATCCAGCAAAGGGATTTTGGCTTGCATAACTGCAACCCCGCTATCCTGGCTGGCCGGGTATATTGTTTTCCTCGTACCTGGTGGCATTGGCGTAAGAGAAGCCGTAATCGTTTCAATGATAGCGGGTCCGAGTGAGACTGGTCCCGTGCTTGCAGCTGTACTGGGTCAGAGATTACTGCTTGCTGCAATAGAAGTGATCTTAGCCGTAATCAGCGCGAAATCAATTTCGTTTCTCCGAAAGGAAGGAAAGGGATAA
- a CDS encoding methyltransferase domain-containing protein, producing MMKDNPQKVSLSEKELAFFDQRAKLYDKMIISTSPVGMDRIKRRARSITQGAELKEGMTVLELGCGTGEYTKEFAEEKVQLVSLDISPEMVKVARSKTGNSVKYIVSNAEQLPFKDGVFDSVLGNAILHHFPDLSTALLEVGRIKTQRARIVFREPNLYNPGKFFAFGIPILRLFRKNRWSPSEKVFSRSFIKKLLEKTGYSVVDIEYAGLVGSRCPTSISNFLYRVERWVSKIPVLNALMGSMIIQAK from the coding sequence GTGATGAAAGATAATCCTCAAAAGGTATCTCTTAGTGAGAAGGAACTTGCTTTCTTTGATCAACGGGCAAAGTTATATGATAAGATGATTATAAGCACTTCGCCTGTAGGTATGGATCGTATAAAACGCCGGGCTCGGTCGATTACTCAGGGTGCTGAACTGAAAGAGGGGATGACTGTTTTAGAACTCGGTTGCGGCACTGGAGAATACACGAAAGAATTTGCCGAAGAAAAAGTGCAGTTGGTTTCCCTGGACATTTCACCGGAGATGGTAAAAGTAGCCAGATCCAAGACGGGGAACAGCGTGAAATATATCGTCAGCAACGCTGAACAGCTCCCTTTTAAAGACGGTGTTTTTGACTCCGTTCTGGGCAACGCTATTCTCCACCATTTTCCTGATTTAAGTACAGCCTTGCTGGAAGTAGGGCGTATTAAGACGCAACGGGCAAGAATTGTATTCAGGGAACCAAATTTGTATAATCCCGGTAAATTTTTCGCGTTCGGTATCCCGATACTGCGGTTATTCAGGAAAAACCGCTGGTCGCCGTCAGAGAAAGTATTTTCCCGTTCGTTCATCAAGAAATTACTTGAGAAGACCGGATACTCCGTGGTGGATATTGAATATGCCGGATTGGTGGGTTCCAGATGCCCGACGTCGATTAGCAACTTCTTGTACCGGGTAGAGAGATGGGTCTCTAAAATACCTGTTTTGAACGCGCTTATGGGTTCCATGATTATCCAGGCTAAATAG
- a CDS encoding lysylphosphatidylglycerol synthase domain-containing protein: MIKDRKKLFHLLSTWGGVLLLIIAILYFALELWPKWEPGLISFWENSRDSASLPMIGLSFISLLLGYYFAPAPWRKILEALKIPKIDKGEVRRNWYTTQMGQYVPGKLWMIVGRIAFLKANGTGPVKAITAFILENLYMMVTLTIMALIGLPFLGLANVPLPVVIALWISAGLGVVMLFAPKIQRVLTHKLSHRLGADIDDLPHISHRHQAAFIGYNLLSWSLRSMALYFWFRGFGVQSDPPFAMIAICLLAGPVSWFIALIMVFIPGGIGIREGVQGILLSGFVHGGVEVATVIALGQRVMLIIIEGLYALQAIVYGAMRKRFTTKMNHIEQVFHLAGSLFKGALAMRGLSPPPQPINVTFSVTRRCQSRCKTCYIWKHNPGDDLDLNTIERLFRSIGWTYFFNISGGEPYLRDDLPEIVRLACRFMKPAIVHIPTNALAPERIERITLEILNAIKQEAPGTVLTVKPSFDGVGALHDEIRGVPGNFEKLLDTIERLNKLREQYKYLHIGVGTVISRFNASHLKEIIVYARGLGVDTYINEIAEEREEFFNLGSGITPESHSYDQLMETFKESVRGKMKDMKILPRITTAMRIVYYDLAVKILDSNKQEIPCNAGILNVNINSDGAVWPCAVLAYKAEMGIVSQDNDFQYIWRSKKAKNIRKSIRRGECACPLANQAYSNILLHPPSLLRALWIAFRGK, from the coding sequence ATGATCAAGGATCGCAAAAAATTGTTCCACCTGCTGTCCACCTGGGGTGGAGTACTCCTGCTTATTATCGCCATTCTCTATTTCGCTCTGGAACTCTGGCCCAAGTGGGAACCCGGACTGATCAGCTTCTGGGAAAACTCCAGGGACAGTGCAAGCCTTCCAATGATAGGTCTCTCTTTCATCTCGCTGCTACTGGGATACTATTTTGCACCTGCGCCATGGAGAAAGATCCTGGAAGCCCTGAAAATTCCAAAGATTGATAAAGGCGAAGTCAGGCGTAACTGGTACACAACTCAGATGGGGCAGTACGTTCCAGGCAAACTCTGGATGATTGTCGGAAGGATTGCCTTCCTGAAAGCAAACGGGACAGGTCCAGTCAAAGCTATAACAGCCTTTATTCTCGAAAACCTCTACATGATGGTCACACTGACTATTATGGCCTTGATAGGCCTTCCGTTTCTGGGTCTTGCGAATGTACCTCTTCCTGTAGTAATCGCTCTGTGGATCTCAGCAGGTCTTGGAGTTGTAATGCTCTTCGCACCGAAAATACAGAGAGTGCTTACTCATAAGCTGAGTCACAGACTGGGAGCAGATATTGATGATCTTCCTCATATCTCTCACAGGCACCAGGCTGCATTCATAGGTTACAATCTACTTTCATGGAGCCTCCGGAGCATGGCTCTGTATTTCTGGTTCAGGGGATTCGGAGTTCAATCTGATCCACCATTCGCAATGATAGCAATCTGTCTTCTTGCAGGTCCTGTATCCTGGTTTATCGCGCTCATAATGGTTTTCATACCGGGCGGAATAGGAATAAGGGAAGGTGTTCAGGGCATTCTTCTTTCAGGTTTCGTACACGGTGGAGTCGAAGTTGCTACAGTCATCGCGCTTGGTCAAAGGGTCATGCTTATAATTATCGAAGGGTTATATGCTCTTCAGGCAATTGTTTATGGAGCAATGAGAAAAAGATTCACGACAAAAATGAATCATATAGAGCAAGTTTTTCATCTTGCGGGCAGCTTATTCAAAGGTGCTCTTGCGATGCGAGGACTCTCTCCTCCACCTCAGCCGATCAACGTAACATTCTCTGTTACACGTCGCTGTCAATCAAGGTGCAAAACATGTTACATATGGAAGCATAACCCCGGTGATGATCTTGATCTTAATACGATTGAAAGACTTTTCAGGTCTATTGGATGGACTTATTTCTTTAATATCTCCGGTGGGGAGCCGTATCTTAGAGACGATCTACCGGAAATAGTAAGACTGGCATGCAGATTCATGAAACCTGCAATAGTGCATATTCCAACAAACGCTCTTGCTCCTGAGCGAATTGAAAGAATAACACTGGAGATACTCAACGCAATTAAGCAGGAAGCACCGGGAACTGTTCTAACTGTAAAACCCTCCTTTGATGGAGTAGGAGCTTTGCATGATGAGATCCGAGGCGTACCGGGTAACTTCGAGAAGCTTCTGGATACTATCGAAAGACTGAATAAACTCAGAGAACAGTATAAGTATCTTCATATTGGAGTTGGAACAGTGATCTCCCGGTTTAATGCTTCTCATCTCAAAGAAATAATCGTATACGCAAGAGGACTTGGTGTTGATACATACATCAATGAAATAGCAGAGGAACGCGAAGAATTTTTCAATCTGGGGTCAGGAATAACACCGGAAAGCCACAGCTATGATCAACTGATGGAAACATTCAAGGAATCAGTCAGAGGAAAAATGAAGGATATGAAAATACTTCCTCGAATTACTACTGCCATGAGGATTGTTTACTACGATCTTGCGGTGAAGATCCTTGACAGCAATAAACAGGAGATACCATGCAATGCAGGTATACTGAATGTAAACATCAATTCTGATGGCGCCGTATGGCCCTGTGCCGTGCTGGCTTATAAGGCAGAAATGGGTATAGTCAGTCAGGACAATGATTTCCAGTATATCTGGAGATCAAAGAAAGCAAAAAATATCAGAAAATCAATCAGAAGAGGGGAATGTGCCTGTCCACTTGCGAATCAAGCTTACTCCAACATCCTCCTCCATCCTCCCAGCCTTCTAAGAGCTCTCTGGATCGCATTCCGAGGCAAATAG
- a CDS encoding transposase, whose translation MARITRPDWENALHHVMARGIDGRTLFSNVFEYEHLRSRLEQLVIELKFSVYAWVIMPNHFHLLIRTGPEPISLLMHRLLTGFAVSYNRRHDRTGHVFQGRFKSILVQEENYFLKLINYIHLNPLKANLANSLEELDIYKWSGHPCLIGKTECRWMKRDSVLENFGDTELCAIKNYQTSLMNNISDLPSSEMVCGSYTLGTNGITSSDQRTGTSHWTGICRVLGDKEFAKRVLSKLNDSRSLDIRDRENIHRKIERLFNQMEVTMGLCRSVICGNSRSTELAEARGAIAWICSQKYGLSYRDISRLLAISRSGAAKAVQRGAELQRERPFIIEQLIS comes from the coding sequence ATGGCTAGAATCACGCGCCCAGACTGGGAAAATGCTCTGCACCATGTGATGGCACGGGGGATAGACGGTAGAACTCTTTTCTCAAACGTATTTGAGTACGAACATCTTAGAAGCAGGCTGGAACAACTTGTTATTGAATTGAAGTTTTCCGTATATGCGTGGGTGATAATGCCTAATCATTTTCATCTTCTTATTCGAACCGGGCCAGAACCTATAAGTCTCCTGATGCACCGGTTACTTACCGGATTTGCTGTTTCATATAACAGACGCCATGACAGAACTGGACATGTGTTTCAGGGTCGATTCAAATCAATTCTCGTACAAGAGGAAAACTATTTTCTGAAACTCATTAACTACATTCATCTTAATCCTTTAAAGGCTAATCTTGCTAATTCGCTAGAAGAGCTAGACATATATAAATGGTCCGGACATCCGTGTCTTATCGGAAAGACGGAGTGCAGATGGATGAAAAGGGATTCAGTATTAGAGAATTTCGGTGATACTGAACTCTGTGCAATAAAGAATTATCAGACATCTCTAATGAATAATATAAGTGATTTACCCTCCAGCGAAATGGTTTGTGGAAGTTATACTTTAGGTACAAATGGAATTACGAGTTCAGATCAGAGAACTGGAACTTCTCACTGGACTGGTATCTGCAGAGTTCTGGGAGATAAGGAATTCGCAAAAAGAGTTCTAAGTAAGTTAAATGATTCCAGATCACTGGATATCAGGGACAGAGAAAATATACACAGGAAGATTGAACGATTATTTAATCAAATGGAAGTAACGATGGGATTATGCCGCAGTGTGATCTGCGGGAATAGCCGCAGCACTGAGCTTGCAGAAGCCCGTGGAGCGATAGCATGGATATGTTCGCAGAAGTATGGTCTCAGTTATAGAGATATTTCAAGATTACTCGCTATTAGTAGGTCTGGTGCTGCGAAAGCAGTCCAGAGAGGGGCAGAATTACAGAGAGAACGCCCATTTATTATAGAACAACTGATTTCATAA